The sequence GTGGGGCTCTTCTTCCTCGTCCGGGAGGGCCTGAGCCTGGAGCAGTTGCAGCGGGGCCGGCTGAAAGAGGGTTCCGGTGTGGACGCCGCGGCGGCGCTCCGGGACATGGACGACGAGGCGGGGAAAAAGCCGTGAAGTGGGAAAAGGGGCTCGTATTCGCACCCGCGACCGCCGACCGGTGGAACGACGTCGAGCGGCTGTTTCGGGACGGCCACCCGTTCCCCGGCTGCTGGTGCATGTACTGGCGCATCCGTCGCAGGGATTTCGAGAAAAATTACGGGGAGGAAAACCGCAAAAACTTCCGCCGCATCGTCGAATCCGGTGAGGTGCCGGGCATCCTGGCCTACGCCGGAGGAGAGCCGGTAGGCTGGTGCTCGGTGGCGCCCCGGGAGGCGTTTCCCGTCCTGGACCGCTCGCCGGTCCTGAAAAGGGTGGACGACGAGCCGGTGTGGTCCATCACCTGCTTCCTCATCCCGGAACGGCACCGCGGAAGCGGCCTGTCGGAGGCCCTGGTAGGCGCCGCGATTGATTACGTCGAGGAGCGGGGCGGCGGGGTCGTCGAGGCCTACCCGCTCATCCCCGAGAAGAGCAAGAACCCGGAGGCGGTCCCGGACCGCCGGGCGGCGAAAGCGCTTCAGGAACTGGTGAAGAAGGCGTCCGTCCCCCTCGTGGCGGACATCCACTTTTCGGCAGAGCTCGCCCTGTCCTCGGTGGAGGCGGGCGTCGCCGGCCTGCGGCTGAATCCGGGGAATCTGCGCGACCCCGGAGCCGTCCGCCGGGTGGCGCGGGCGGCGGTCGAGGCGGGGATTCCCATCCGGGTCGGAGTCAACGCCGGCTCCCTCGACCCCGACCTGCTGGCGAAATTCGGCGGCCCTAAACCGGAGGCCCTGGTCGAGAGCGCCCTGGGAGAGGTCCGCCTGCTGGAGGACGCCGGGCTGGAATCCATAAAAATCAGCGCCAAGGCGTCGTCGGTCACGGACACCCTCGCCGCCTACCGCCTCCTGGCGGAGAGGACGAGTTGGCCGCTCCACCTGGGTGTGACCGAGGCCGGCTGGCATGATGCCGGGGTGGTCAAGAGCGCCCTTGGCATCGGCGTGCTTCTCCTGGAGGGCATCGGCGACACGCTGCGGGTAAGCCTGACCGGTGACCCGACGGCCGAGGTGCGGGTCGCATGGGAGATACTGCGGGCCTGCGGTCTGCGCGAGCGGGGGGTGGAAATCATCGCCTGCCCCACCTGCGGCCGTTGCAACTACGACCTGGAGGGACTGCTGCGGGAGGTGGAGAAGAGGCTCTCCGACATCGTCACCCCTCTGAAGGTGGCGGTGATGGGCTGCGTGGTCAACGGTCCCGGGGAGGCCGCCCACGCCGACGTCGGCGTCGCCGGGGGCGCGGACGCGGGCGACATCTTCGTCCGGGGTGAAATC comes from bacterium and encodes:
- the ispG gene encoding flavodoxin-dependent (E)-4-hydroxy-3-methylbut-2-enyl-diphosphate synthase yields the protein MKWEKGLVFAPATADRWNDVERLFRDGHPFPGCWCMYWRIRRRDFEKNYGEENRKNFRRIVESGEVPGILAYAGGEPVGWCSVAPREAFPVLDRSPVLKRVDDEPVWSITCFLIPERHRGSGLSEALVGAAIDYVEERGGGVVEAYPLIPEKSKNPEAVPDRRAAKALQELVKKASVPLVADIHFSAELALSSVEAGVAGLRLNPGNLRDPGAVRRVARAAVEAGIPIRVGVNAGSLDPDLLAKFGGPKPEALVESALGEVRLLEDAGLESIKISAKASSVTDTLAAYRLLAERTSWPLHLGVTEAGWHDAGVVKSALGIGVLLLEGIGDTLRVSLTGDPTAEVRVAWEILRACGLRERGVEIIACPTCGRCNYDLEGLLREVEKRLSDIVTPLKVAVMGCVVNGPGEAAHADVGVAGGADAGDIFVRGEIVERAVPAKTLAERLERLVREVVAGRG